From Solibacillus isronensis, the proteins below share one genomic window:
- the ccsB gene encoding c-type cytochrome biogenesis protein CcsB, translated as MSLIDLSGYLLYAAFISYLVGTFLFAGAIKVKNDTAATRADKYGKIALVVTIIGFVAQLGYFITRWAYTGHAPVSNMFEFTTAFGMFIVLSFIVIYITYKVAALGVVALPIALLIIAFASMFPTEVSPLVPSLQSHWLTIHVTTAALGQSIFGISAVAGLIYLLRNVNMDERSKESFWLETVMFCCVLVVGFVAATVTFNAMGYEAKYEYVDTLDQVNTSTYLMPAVFGMNEYVELSEDRMTPLFELPALIDARKLTTVFWSVLFGTIIYILIRLIFRRKIAKMFQPLVKRVNSTLMDEIAYRSILIAFPIFTLGALIFAMIWAQEAWGRFWGWDPKEVWALITWLFYAAFLHLRLSKGWEGRKSAWLTVIGFLIILFNLVVVNLVIAGLHSYA; from the coding sequence ATGAGTTTAATCGATTTAAGCGGTTATTTACTGTATGCTGCATTCATTTCTTACTTAGTTGGTACATTTTTATTTGCAGGCGCAATTAAAGTGAAAAATGACACGGCAGCAACACGGGCGGATAAATACGGTAAAATTGCCCTTGTTGTTACAATTATCGGTTTTGTTGCACAGTTAGGTTATTTCATTACGCGTTGGGCGTATACAGGACATGCACCGGTTAGTAATATGTTTGAATTTACTACAGCATTCGGTATGTTCATAGTACTATCGTTTATCGTCATTTACATTACGTATAAAGTTGCAGCATTAGGTGTTGTTGCTTTACCAATTGCATTATTGATAATTGCCTTTGCCTCTATGTTCCCGACAGAGGTAAGTCCTTTAGTACCTTCACTGCAAAGTCATTGGCTGACGATACATGTTACGACTGCAGCACTAGGGCAATCGATTTTTGGGATTAGTGCGGTAGCCGGACTTATTTACTTGCTCAGAAATGTGAATATGGACGAGCGCTCAAAAGAAAGCTTTTGGCTGGAAACAGTCATGTTCTGCTGTGTACTAGTTGTAGGATTTGTTGCAGCAACGGTTACATTCAACGCCATGGGTTATGAAGCAAAGTATGAATACGTTGATACATTGGATCAAGTCAATACATCTACGTATTTGATGCCGGCTGTTTTCGGTATGAATGAATATGTGGAACTGTCTGAAGACCGTATGACACCATTATTTGAGTTGCCTGCATTGATTGATGCACGAAAGCTAACAACTGTTTTCTGGTCTGTTCTATTCGGTACAATTATTTATATATTGATTCGACTGATCTTTAGAAGAAAGATAGCGAAAATGTTCCAGCCATTAGTAAAACGGGTGAACTCGACGCTGATGGACGAAATCGCCTACCGTTCAATCTTGATTGCTTTTCCGATTTTCACATTAGGCGCGCTTATTTTTGCGATGATTTGGGCACAGGAAGCATGGGGCCGATTTTGGGGCTGGGATCCAAAAGAAGTATGGGCACTTATTACATGGCTGTTTTATGCAGCATTTTTACACCTTCGCCTCTCAAAAGGTTGGGAAGGAAGAAAGAGTGCATGGCTTACGGTAATCGGTTTCCTTATTATTTTATTCAATTTAGTCGTAGTTAATCTAGTTATCGCTGGATTGCACTCTTATGCATAA
- a CDS encoding cytochrome c biogenesis protein ResB, translating into MNKLLCECGHENPEGTTLCQKCGSPLSAEEKSKKIADMRYEGTAIRSKTYNKSVIDKVWNFFSSVKVGITLIIINLIAASIGTILPQEFYISVATDPEKEKYYSDVYGWFGEIYYALGLSDLYSSLWFQLLVLMLGVSIIIASIDRGIPLHKSLKNQRVKRHTNFMKRQRIIGEGKPSETPEQTLQLVEQSLKNLKYNVRRENDSILAERGRFSRYGAYVNHVGLIVFLIGVMLHLVPGMYVDESMWLREGETRAVPGMDGYFLKNDKFILETYDNVPQGEQIKQGVNVVAKNFQTDVTLYKQKENSVPGQAENLEEVTKYGIQVNHPLKHEGYAFYQMDFRLNEIKTMVFDLTNKESEESLGQISIDLTNPQEVYTLENGAQVELMGYYPDFSGFKEGVPQTVSQTPNNPAFIFKMITPETPEGETSFVAIQQTLEPEGDNIYKMKFSNVETRHMSGLTIRYDRTIPILIVGGIIFMIGVAIGSYWNHRRIWIEQLADGTIRLAAHTNKNWFSMKKDLDALTKHAHLPQYVDQQEIENNEHVETEKDGKTL; encoded by the coding sequence ATGAATAAACTACTTTGTGAATGCGGGCATGAAAATCCTGAAGGTACAACACTCTGCCAAAAATGCGGTTCTCCATTATCCGCAGAGGAAAAAAGCAAAAAAATTGCAGATATGCGGTACGAAGGGACAGCCATTCGTTCAAAAACTTATAACAAGTCAGTTATTGATAAGGTTTGGAATTTTTTCTCAAGTGTAAAAGTCGGAATTACGCTCATTATTATCAATTTAATAGCAGCATCAATTGGTACAATACTGCCTCAGGAGTTTTATATAAGCGTAGCAACAGACCCGGAGAAGGAAAAGTACTATTCAGATGTTTATGGATGGTTCGGTGAAATATACTACGCGTTAGGTTTATCGGATCTTTATTCATCCCTATGGTTCCAATTACTTGTATTAATGTTAGGTGTGTCCATTATTATTGCAAGTATTGATAGAGGTATTCCATTACATAAATCTTTAAAAAATCAACGAGTGAAACGACATACAAACTTTATGAAGCGTCAGCGAATTATCGGTGAAGGGAAACCAAGTGAAACGCCTGAACAAACGCTCCAGCTCGTTGAACAATCTTTAAAAAATTTAAAATACAATGTGCGTCGTGAAAATGATTCCATTTTAGCGGAACGCGGGCGTTTTTCCCGCTATGGTGCTTACGTAAACCATGTTGGATTAATTGTCTTTCTGATTGGGGTCATGCTCCATCTAGTACCGGGCATGTACGTGGATGAATCGATGTGGCTTCGTGAAGGCGAGACACGTGCTGTACCAGGTATGGACGGGTACTTTCTGAAGAATGACAAATTTATTCTTGAAACTTACGACAATGTTCCCCAGGGCGAGCAGATCAAACAAGGGGTCAATGTAGTCGCGAAAAACTTCCAGACAGACGTGACATTGTATAAACAGAAAGAAAACAGTGTGCCGGGACAGGCGGAAAACCTGGAAGAAGTAACGAAATACGGAATTCAGGTAAACCATCCGCTGAAGCATGAGGGCTATGCATTTTATCAGATGGATTTCCGTTTAAATGAGATTAAAACAATGGTGTTTGATTTAACGAATAAGGAATCGGAAGAATCGCTTGGTCAAATTAGCATTGATTTAACGAACCCGCAGGAAGTGTATACGCTCGAAAATGGCGCACAAGTCGAATTAATGGGTTATTATCCGGACTTTTCAGGTTTTAAAGAAGGCGTACCGCAAACTGTGTCCCAAACACCGAATAATCCGGCATTTATTTTTAAAATGATTACTCCTGAAACACCTGAAGGAGAAACAAGCTTTGTTGCGATTCAGCAAACGCTTGAGCCTGAAGGTGACAATATTTATAAAATGAAGTTTTCGAATGTGGAAACACGCCATATGTCTGGTTTAACGATCCGTTATGATCGGACAATCCCTATTCTAATCGTAGGGGGTATTATCTTTATGATTGGTGTTGCAATCGGTTCCTATTGGAATCATCGCCGTATATGGATTGAACAGTTGGCGGATGGAACAATACGTCTGGCGGCACATACGAATAAAAACTGGTTTAGTATGAAAAAAGATTTAGATGCATTAACGAAGCATGCTCATTTACCGCAATACGTAGATCAACAGGAAATAGAAAACAATGAACATGTTGAAACAGAAAAGGATGGTAAAACCTTATGA
- the resA gene encoding thiol-disulfide oxidoreductase ResA: protein MEKKKQRSVTRGIILTILAIAIGYTVYAAVTKDKINIVQAGAQAPDFEVVDLHGEKHRLKDYEGKGVVLNFWGTWCEPCEREFPAMTRQYAEFKGQDVQIIAVNFAQSEFEVKKYVANMGMTFPVAIDKTKSVFTAYNIGPLPTSIFIKPDGTIDRIITGEMTEGEIVQYMGSIKPE, encoded by the coding sequence TTGGAAAAAAAGAAACAACGTTCTGTGACTCGCGGTATCATTTTAACCATTTTAGCAATCGCAATCGGATATACAGTTTACGCTGCCGTAACGAAAGATAAAATTAATATTGTACAAGCCGGGGCACAGGCGCCTGATTTTGAAGTAGTAGATTTGCATGGTGAAAAGCATAGATTGAAAGACTACGAGGGAAAGGGTGTCGTACTGAATTTCTGGGGTACATGGTGTGAGCCGTGTGAACGCGAATTCCCTGCAATGACTCGTCAATATGCAGAATTTAAGGGCCAGGATGTTCAAATTATTGCCGTTAACTTCGCACAGTCTGAATTCGAAGTAAAAAAATATGTGGCGAATATGGGGATGACGTTCCCGGTTGCGATCGATAAAACGAAAAGTGTTTTCACTGCCTATAATATTGGACCCCTGCCTACATCAATTTTCATTAAACCCGACGGTACAATAGACCGTATTATTACTGGAGAAATGACCGAAGGAGAAATTGTGCAATATATGGGGTCAATAAAGCCGGAATAG
- a CDS encoding pseudouridine synthase: MERLQKVIAYAGVASRRKAEQLIVEGKVKVNGVVVKELGTKVSNSDTIEVEGVKLEKEDKVYFLLYKPRAYISAVTDDKGRKTVTDIFKKHVHQRIFPVGRLDYDTTGLLLLTNDGEFSNLMTHPKFKIDKTYIARVKGIPTKQGLMKLQNGIKLEDGKTAPAKVSMTSFDENAGKAICEITIHEGRNRQVRRMFEAIGTPVVKLKRERFAFLDLTGLSPGEYRQLTKHEVKLLRVLAETGKIEYNN; the protein is encoded by the coding sequence ATGGAAAGATTACAAAAAGTGATTGCCTATGCAGGCGTTGCATCACGACGTAAAGCAGAGCAATTAATCGTAGAAGGTAAAGTAAAAGTAAATGGAGTCGTAGTTAAAGAGCTTGGTACAAAAGTATCCAACTCGGACACGATTGAAGTTGAAGGCGTAAAACTGGAAAAAGAAGATAAAGTTTATTTCCTGCTATATAAACCACGTGCCTATATTTCAGCAGTAACTGATGATAAAGGTCGAAAAACAGTAACTGATATTTTTAAAAAGCATGTTCACCAACGTATTTTCCCGGTAGGTCGTTTAGATTATGATACGACTGGATTATTGCTTTTAACGAATGACGGCGAGTTTTCAAACTTAATGACACATCCGAAATTCAAAATCGATAAAACATATATTGCACGTGTTAAAGGGATTCCAACAAAACAAGGTTTAATGAAACTACAAAACGGAATTAAGCTGGAAGACGGAAAAACGGCTCCTGCAAAAGTTAGCATGACAAGCTTTGATGAGAATGCTGGTAAAGCGATTTGTGAGATTACCATTCATGAAGGGCGAAATCGTCAAGTCCGTCGTATGTTTGAAGCAATCGGTACACCTGTCGTGAAATTAAAACGTGAGCGCTTTGCATTTTTAGATTTAACTGGACTTAGCCCAGGCGAATACCGTCAGCTGACAAAACATGAAGTAAAACTACTACGTGTATTAGCTGAAACAGGAAAAATTGAGTATAACAATTAA
- a CDS encoding D-alanyl-D-alanine carboxypeptidase family protein, which produces MKKWFVSIVVLFVFLSSSSQIQAAYNSYVVIDAENGRTLMGVNEHARLPIASLTKIWTALVVLENSELTDEVVISKEASLVEGSSIYLLENETYTIDYLLHGLMMQSGNDAATALAEHIGGSVEGFVQLMNEKAELYQLNETTFTNPTGLHNEAHLSSAYDTAKMLQIAMMNPQFRKIASTQNFSDGRQWRNKHRLMHEKIGAVAGKTGYTKVAGRTLATYFEREQKSFVVVTINEGNDWNIHRNLADFVDNNFEHKTIVKKGKYNANGLAIELDEPFQMLLHKKERPNFEHIVKVSRLKGSDRGVWLLYADESLVSSKLVTVK; this is translated from the coding sequence TTGAAAAAGTGGTTTGTTTCTATTGTTGTATTGTTCGTATTTTTGAGTAGTTCGTCACAAATTCAGGCGGCGTATAATAGCTATGTTGTTATCGATGCGGAAAATGGACGGACATTAATGGGTGTGAATGAACATGCACGCCTGCCGATTGCCAGCCTGACAAAAATCTGGACGGCCCTGGTTGTTTTAGAAAATAGTGAGCTTACCGATGAAGTTGTCATTTCGAAGGAAGCCTCGCTTGTTGAAGGCTCATCAATTTACTTATTGGAAAACGAGACGTATACGATTGATTACTTGCTTCATGGTTTAATGATGCAATCAGGAAATGATGCCGCTACTGCGCTGGCGGAACATATTGGAGGATCTGTAGAGGGCTTTGTTCAGCTTATGAACGAGAAGGCAGAGCTTTATCAATTGAATGAAACAACTTTTACAAATCCTACAGGGCTGCACAATGAAGCCCATTTATCCTCTGCCTACGATACGGCAAAGATGCTGCAAATTGCGATGATGAATCCACAGTTCAGAAAAATTGCATCTACTCAAAATTTTTCGGATGGCAGGCAGTGGAGAAATAAACACCGGCTTATGCATGAGAAGATAGGAGCCGTTGCAGGGAAAACAGGCTATACAAAAGTGGCTGGAAGAACATTGGCAACTTATTTTGAACGGGAACAAAAGTCATTTGTTGTCGTTACTATTAACGAAGGAAATGATTGGAATATCCACCGGAACTTGGCGGATTTTGTCGACAATAATTTTGAACATAAAACGATTGTGAAGAAAGGGAAATATAATGCGAACGGGTTGGCAATCGAGTTAGATGAACCGTTCCAAATGCTGCTTCATAAGAAAGAACGACCGAATTTTGAGCATATTGTAAAAGTTTCACGGCTGAAAGGGTCGGATCGAGGGGTTTGGCTTTTATACGCAGATGAATCGCTCGTATCATCAAAACTCGTTACAGTAAAATAA
- the scpB gene encoding SMC-Scp complex subunit ScpB: protein MMNSNNLLSRIEALLFVAGDEGMTVKQLAQYIEVEPMDIEAGLSELLSHYNEEEMRGITLKQLAGTYQLTTKPEVTDTLKKLIENPTNQVLTAASLEVLAIIAYKQPITRAEVEDLRGVKSERPIATLVSRALVQEVGRAEGTGRAILYGTTKEFLNYFGLKNIKELPPLPEEVDQEDDQPTDLFLTKFQETFNQN, encoded by the coding sequence ATGATGAATTCGAACAACTTACTGAGCCGAATTGAGGCACTATTATTCGTAGCTGGTGATGAAGGTATGACCGTTAAACAACTTGCACAATATATAGAAGTAGAACCTATGGATATTGAAGCGGGATTAAGCGAACTCCTGTCTCATTACAATGAGGAGGAAATGCGGGGAATTACATTAAAACAGCTTGCCGGTACATATCAGTTAACAACAAAACCGGAAGTGACGGACACATTGAAAAAATTAATTGAAAACCCGACAAATCAAGTATTAACCGCAGCTTCATTAGAGGTTCTGGCAATTATAGCGTATAAGCAGCCGATCACGCGCGCGGAAGTGGAAGATCTGCGAGGGGTGAAAAGCGAACGCCCGATTGCGACACTCGTTTCTAGGGCGCTCGTACAGGAAGTTGGCAGGGCGGAAGGAACAGGACGGGCAATCTTATATGGTACGACAAAAGAATTCCTAAATTATTTTGGCTTAAAAAATATTAAAGAATTGCCGCCTTTACCGGAAGAAGTCGATCAGGAAGATGATCAGCCGACTGATTTATTTTTAACAAAGTTCCAGGAAACATTTAACCAAAACTAA
- a CDS encoding segregation/condensation protein A, with translation MSYEVKLDAFSGPLDLLLHLIHRLEIDIYDIPMAELTEQYIDHIHAMQTLELNEASEYLVMAATLLAIKSRMLIPINENEIDAEELEIDEVDPREELVARLIEYKKYKEAAVQLQELETERGQVFTKAPADLSEFMPEEQLALFDQNVNVYDMLSAFQKLMRRKQLKKPLSTRIARQEISVKEQMRSVVNILKNAGGRVMFSQLFEAEDKPMLVLTFLTLLELMKRQVIFVEQQNNFDDLSVLLTKEEINDEFEQLTEPN, from the coding sequence ATGTCTTACGAAGTGAAACTAGACGCCTTTAGCGGGCCACTAGATTTATTATTGCATTTAATTCATCGTTTGGAAATTGATATATATGATATTCCAATGGCGGAATTAACGGAACAGTATATTGATCATATCCATGCGATGCAAACATTGGAACTGAATGAAGCAAGCGAGTATTTAGTAATGGCCGCAACATTATTGGCGATTAAAAGCCGTATGCTCATTCCGATTAATGAAAACGAAATCGATGCAGAGGAGCTCGAAATAGATGAGGTCGATCCACGGGAAGAGCTTGTTGCACGTTTAATCGAATATAAAAAGTATAAAGAAGCAGCTGTTCAACTTCAGGAATTGGAAACAGAACGCGGGCAAGTGTTCACGAAAGCGCCTGCAGACTTGTCGGAATTTATGCCGGAAGAACAATTAGCGCTTTTTGATCAAAATGTAAATGTTTACGATATGTTAAGTGCGTTTCAAAAACTGATGCGTCGTAAACAGTTGAAAAAACCATTGTCAACGCGTATCGCAAGACAGGAAATTTCAGTGAAGGAACAAATGCGTTCCGTTGTGAACATTTTAAAAAATGCAGGCGGAAGAGTGATGTTCTCGCAATTGTTTGAAGCAGAGGATAAGCCAATGCTTGTATTGACGTTTTTAACATTACTGGAATTAATGAAGCGCCAAGTGATTTTTGTCGAACAGCAAAATAACTTCGATGATTTATCTGTATTATTGACAAAAGAGGAGATCAATGATGAATTCGAACAACTTACTGAGCCGAATTGA
- a CDS encoding DUF309 domain-containing protein: MHPLFHPLFIDYCAYFNGNNDYFECHEVLEEYWKEIAPKEKLHPLVGYVQLATGMYHFRRANVTGAARIMEKAIVNFELNHNSQFFEFIDVRQLLRLMKNQLRKMQENEPFAHFTLPITDRQLQELVHERIKSIPLMDSHFIFNKHMLRDRTEILEARELKKRSRQ; this comes from the coding sequence ATGCATCCTTTGTTTCATCCACTATTTATCGATTATTGCGCCTATTTTAATGGCAATAATGACTATTTTGAATGCCATGAAGTTTTAGAAGAATATTGGAAAGAAATTGCACCAAAAGAAAAGCTCCATCCGTTAGTAGGCTATGTCCAGCTTGCGACAGGTATGTACCACTTTCGGCGGGCAAATGTTACTGGCGCTGCACGCATAATGGAGAAAGCCATTGTTAACTTTGAGCTGAATCATAATAGTCAATTTTTCGAGTTTATCGATGTAAGACAACTGCTTCGCCTAATGAAAAACCAACTTCGAAAAATGCAGGAAAATGAACCATTCGCACACTTTACACTGCCTATTACAGATCGACAGCTTCAAGAATTGGTACATGAAAGAATAAAGTCGATTCCTCTAATGGATTCACACTTTATTTTCAATAAACATATGCTTCGGGACCGGACTGAAATACTTGAAGCTAGAGAATTAAAAAAAAGAAGTCGACAGTAA
- a CDS encoding GNAT family N-acetyltransferase translates to MLVRYKKALEKIAMGLISLMPQEKDIKRLMETIQHYDQNENWTLFLWKNGEEYVGAIGIAEEKDAAIVQHITVIPSYRGEGVALKMLHELRNMGYEHIQANEDTSAFVQKCIPILKEVD, encoded by the coding sequence ATGTTAGTTCGATATAAAAAAGCACTTGAAAAAATTGCAATGGGATTAATTTCGTTAATGCCGCAAGAAAAAGATATTAAACGCTTAATGGAAACCATTCAACATTATGATCAAAATGAAAATTGGACACTTTTCTTATGGAAAAATGGCGAAGAATATGTAGGGGCTATTGGGATTGCAGAAGAAAAAGATGCTGCAATCGTCCAACATATTACAGTCATCCCATCGTATCGGGGTGAAGGTGTCGCATTAAAGATGTTACATGAACTGCGGAATATGGGGTATGAGCATATTCAAGCGAATGAAGATACAAGTGCATTTGTCCAGAAATGTATACCTATATTAAAAGAAGTCGACTAA
- the lysA gene encoding diaminopimelate decarboxylase — protein sequence MHLYGTQQINELGHLTIGGVDTIELAKQYGTPLFVYDTALIRKRSRGFIDTFEQLGVKAQVAYASKAFACVAAYQLAAQENLSLDVVSGGELYTAIKAGFPADRIHFHGNNKSVAELELAFETGIGCIVVDNFYEISLIKEIAQQKNQQMKILLRVTPGVEAHTHDFITTGQADSKFGFDLNNGQADEAFKQVVNDEHIELLGLHCHIGSQIFETEGFSLAAGKVMQKMGAWKEQHGFIAQVLNLGGGFGIRYTEEDKPLEPHEYVADMIRTVQDESKKLNLAMPEIWIEPGRSLVGDAGTSLYTIGSQKTVPNVREYIAVDGGMSDNIRPALYDAKYEAIIANKANDPKTSTYTVAGKLCESGDKLIIDASLQNAHTGDILAMFCTGAYGYSMASNYNRVPRPAVVFVENGEHQLAIKRESYEDLVTNDLPLTFTKGE from the coding sequence ATGCATTTATATGGAACACAGCAAATTAATGAACTCGGCCATTTAACAATTGGCGGAGTAGATACAATTGAATTGGCAAAACAATACGGGACACCGTTATTCGTTTATGATACAGCGTTAATTCGTAAACGTTCACGCGGCTTTATCGATACATTTGAACAATTAGGTGTAAAAGCGCAAGTTGCTTATGCATCTAAAGCATTTGCCTGTGTTGCGGCATATCAGTTAGCTGCGCAGGAAAACCTGTCGCTGGATGTTGTATCAGGAGGAGAACTTTATACAGCGATTAAAGCTGGATTCCCGGCAGATCGCATCCATTTCCATGGCAATAATAAATCGGTTGCCGAACTTGAATTGGCGTTTGAAACGGGAATCGGTTGTATTGTAGTCGATAACTTTTACGAGATTTCGTTAATTAAAGAAATTGCACAGCAGAAAAATCAGCAAATGAAAATTTTATTACGTGTAACACCAGGTGTTGAAGCACATACACATGATTTTATTACAACAGGTCAAGCAGATTCTAAATTTGGCTTTGACTTAAATAATGGACAAGCTGATGAGGCATTTAAGCAAGTAGTAAACGATGAACATATCGAACTATTAGGTTTACATTGCCACATCGGCTCTCAAATTTTTGAAACAGAAGGCTTTAGTTTGGCAGCAGGTAAAGTAATGCAAAAAATGGGTGCATGGAAGGAACAGCACGGTTTTATTGCACAGGTACTGAATCTTGGCGGTGGCTTCGGAATCCGTTATACAGAAGAGGACAAGCCTTTAGAACCTCATGAATATGTTGCGGACATGATTCGAACAGTGCAGGATGAAAGTAAAAAACTTAATTTGGCAATGCCGGAAATTTGGATAGAGCCAGGCCGCTCTTTAGTTGGAGATGCTGGTACATCACTGTACACAATCGGTTCTCAGAAAACAGTACCAAATGTGCGTGAATATATTGCTGTTGATGGCGGGATGAGCGATAATATCCGTCCAGCACTTTACGATGCAAAATATGAAGCGATAATTGCCAATAAAGCAAATGATCCAAAAACAAGTACATACACTGTTGCAGGTAAGCTATGTGAGTCAGGAGATAAGTTAATTATTGATGCGTCATTACAAAATGCACATACCGGTGATATTTTAGCGATGTTCTGTACAGGGGCATACGGTTATTCGATGGCATCAAACTATAACCGTGTTCCAAGACCGGCAGTTGTGTTCGTTGAAAATGGAGAGCACCAATTAGCGATTAAACGTGAAAGCTATGAAGATTTAGTGACAAATGATTTGCCGTTAACATTTACAAAGGGTGAATAG
- a CDS encoding spore germination protein, with product MTNQLFTSMKIAEGFFNSQFEPDKNFDLCIKEIMIKNLPTLTVYVSGLVNGDSLTEILSELQRDNEEEEILDEQDYFHAHFNYYGVDLAKSIDDFMLGVLSGRVGFVTKSGYCYLAEFRNYPGRNPEEPDNEKVIRGSRDGFAENIILNTALVRRRIRSEKLRFQMHHVTTYSQTDVVLSYMSDLVNDKHLNWLVERLQQIRHDGLTMSDKSLEEWLFKQKYHPLPFVRYTERPDIVAAHILEGHIAIMVDTSPSVMLIPVTMFHLLQHAEEYRQAPLVGTMMRFLRFGAVILSFLLLPFWYLLVTHPELLPDKLAFIGINESGEIPIFLQILIADIGIEYLRIAAIHTPTPLSTAMGLIAGIIIGQIAIDVGLFSSEIVLYTAITAIFTFAIPNYELSISVKVFRLMLLSATALFGINGFFIGGFLIFTYLCSLKPMNVPYLWPLVPFFPKAFARVIIRTPMSEDAPRPFIVNAKKRKRV from the coding sequence ATGACAAATCAGCTTTTTACATCAATGAAAATTGCAGAAGGATTTTTTAATTCACAATTTGAACCAGATAAAAATTTTGATTTATGTATTAAAGAAATTATGATCAAAAATTTGCCGACATTAACGGTATATGTGAGCGGGCTCGTAAATGGAGACAGTTTGACAGAAATTCTTTCGGAATTACAGCGTGACAATGAGGAAGAAGAAATTCTGGATGAACAGGACTATTTTCACGCCCACTTCAATTATTATGGGGTAGATTTAGCGAAATCGATTGATGACTTTATGCTCGGCGTATTAAGTGGCCGGGTAGGCTTTGTAACGAAGAGCGGTTATTGTTATTTGGCGGAATTCCGGAATTATCCGGGTCGGAATCCGGAAGAGCCGGATAATGAAAAGGTTATTCGTGGTTCGCGCGATGGTTTTGCCGAAAATATTATTTTGAACACGGCATTAGTTCGTCGACGAATTCGAAGTGAAAAGCTGCGATTTCAAATGCACCATGTAACGACCTATAGTCAAACAGATGTCGTTCTTTCCTATATGAGTGATTTAGTCAATGATAAGCATCTTAACTGGCTTGTTGAACGACTTCAGCAAATTAGGCATGATGGGTTAACGATGAGTGACAAATCGCTGGAGGAATGGCTGTTTAAACAGAAATATCACCCGTTGCCTTTTGTGCGTTATACGGAGCGGCCTGACATTGTAGCTGCCCATATTTTAGAGGGGCATATTGCGATAATGGTCGATACATCGCCTTCTGTAATGCTTATTCCTGTCACCATGTTCCATTTGCTGCAGCATGCGGAAGAATATCGCCAGGCGCCGTTAGTCGGTACGATGATGCGGTTTCTTCGTTTTGGAGCGGTTATTTTAAGTTTTCTTTTACTTCCTTTTTGGTATTTACTCGTTACACATCCTGAGTTACTCCCCGATAAGTTAGCATTTATCGGGATAAATGAAAGTGGTGAAATTCCTATATTCCTGCAAATATTAATTGCGGATATCGGAATTGAATATTTGCGAATTGCTGCGATTCATACACCGACACCGTTATCGACTGCAATGGGTTTAATCGCCGGTATTATCATCGGACAAATTGCGATTGACGTTGGACTATTTTCAAGTGAAATTGTTTTATATACCGCGATTACCGCAATTTTTACATTTGCTATTCCGAACTACGAATTGAGTATTTCAGTGAAAGTTTTCCGTTTGATGTTGTTAAGTGCGACGGCGTTATTTGGTATCAATGGATTCTTTATTGGCGGATTCCTGATTTTTACGTACTTATGCTCATTAAAGCCGATGAATGTTCCGTATTTATGGCCTCTTGTTCCGTTTTTCCCAAAGGCGTTCGCACGTGTCATTATTCGGACACCTATGTCGGAGGATGCTCCAAGACCATTTATAGTGAACGCAAAAAAGCGAAAACGTGTATAA